Genomic segment of Oryzias melastigma strain HK-1 linkage group LG21, ASM292280v2, whole genome shotgun sequence:
AGGCGACAAAAGTAAACATAATAGCCTTATTTAAACAATGCTTCAGGTCAATTTGGCtagatttttttaactggaaTGAATTTATAATTGGGCCGGATATGTGTTCTGTGGAAAACTTGGTCTGTGATATACCCCACATAATGTGTCTTTCAATGTGCAGCACCTACaacaattcattaaaacaacCTATAGATTAATATGCAGCAGGGTTtaggaaaacacacacagacaattTCTAAATACAGCACATCATGCCAAACGTGGCATGACAGAGAAGGAacggtttgtgtttgttttacagTGTTTTGCTGCAATAAATTCAATTATCTAAAGATGTTGCAATCACTCAGACATCTAAAGCCTGGCTTAACTGCAACTGCACAAAAAGACAATGATTGTAAGAAAATGTAGTTggaacagagaaaaataaataaataaaaagggaaattttGGCCAAGTCAGAATAGAGCACTCAGCTTGATTGTGACTGAATCTAAACAGATTACAACACATAAACAAATGCTCACTAATCTAAATAATCTGAAGCACAATTGTAGTCATAAACCATTTGGGATTAAAATAGCCTGAAGTGATGTGATGCACCAATAATGTCAGACAGAAGTAAAGATTATTTTAGGGGTGGAGGACTGTTTGCTCAGCGTAGTGGTtggcactcttgcctcacagccaGAAGGTCCTGGTTCGAGTCCCGGATGGGACCTTTCTGTATGGAGTTTACGTGTTCTCTCTGTGCATACATGGGTTTTTTCTGGGCCCTCCAGAAAGTCTAATTTAACTCTCTAAATTGCActtaggtgtgcatgtgagtgtgtctgttcggtcctgcaacagactgggaACCATGAAAGGGATTCTGTTGGTTCtaaaaatggatagatggatgtaaAACTGTAAGATACATGATAAAACCAGACAAAGACCTGTAATTGTCATTCTCTGCCCATTTGAACAGAATCCACAAGATTATCCCAGTGCAAATATAACCTGAGTTACCGGTACTACTGCTTGAGATGATTCTAAAGAACATTGACTCTTGAGGTGCCACAAAGAGCTCAAGTATTTAAGATAACCAAATGTTTAGTCAGTTTGCAAAACCTaatgtttgaattaaaatattttcatgttttcccaATAATATGCTTTCCAATGCGTTCTTTTCAAAGTCAGACCTAGTTTGGAGTAAATAACTTGTAGAAACAGAATGATTTCCCTGAAGACATATTTGCAGCTCTCACACTGAGCCTCTTCCTCTGCGACAATGCAGCATTGTCCAGACCGGGGCATCTTTGCATGTGTTCCATCTTTTGCTGATCATATGAACTGTGGTTTATAAAAGTGAACAAGCACAGTGGTCTTGAAGCAACTTGTTTTCTCACACAGGAAGCATGCCAAATACCGAACACGAAGGGGTCGGCAGTCGGTCCTTCACATTCTTTAAGATTCAGTCTGAAGAGGaaattgaagttttatttagaatttcCTAAAAATAATCACTCAAACAAAGCGATTTCTCTAAGGCATGCCCTGTAGTGACTTACAAACAGTAGGAATCCTGcaagttaacaaaaaatatgaactaaaaaaatgtgtgtgattgtatCACACTTTAATTTAACGACAGTTGCACTCCTCcaactagtgctgggcgatatgatgaTACACATCGTGTGGGTAATAGAAAAGTGTAtattgtgccatttctcttctattgtatttatttgtttatttttattgctaacttttgctcaaaaatatgttttcctactaagaaaatTCAAACTGttatgcacttaaaaaaatgtttctcatttgtaacaATTTAGTTACatgttaattgaaaaaataaagtcataaaaagtaagtaatgatatttttgtcatttttttcagaaaacaacttaaaatattCTCTATTGTGGTATATTATGATATATACTGTcattgtgatttaaaataatttatatcatgatatacaatATTATTTCCATACTGCCCAGCACTACCTGTTACTGATAAAGTTTACAATATGTGATAACGTTGGTCTGCAATGGGTAACCATAATGGTGAataattttgctgttttaatattttttccagtacttttattttaatagcaAAGCCTTTTGTTCCTTCAACTTAACTGTTATTGCAAAACAACTTGTTATGAAAGAGTTCTGAGCAATGCCAGCCAAGACTGTAAGGCCTTTTTCTACAAATATCTAAtctaaacaaaccaaaactgaTAACGAAGGTCAAGCAAATTGAGGCAATTTGTTCTTTTGTCACATGGAACGTCTAAATGTTTTTGGAGATATGCAAACTGTTCTACCGAGAGCAAACAAAGGCCTAATTCAAGTGAGGTCATTGTGAATCTTTCACAGACTCGGAGTGGGAGGCATCCAACTGTAATGGCCTGGAAAAGTGCATATCCAAAACAAAGAGGGGCCAAGTCTTCCAGCCCGTTTAACTGGTGGACAATCAGGACCAGTTAGGCTGATATTTTCTAATACAATATCAGTATTATACCAAACACATAGCAAAAAAAGGTCTCTGCTGGACATAAAAAGGGAACATTGCTGCAATTGCTAAAAAGTCTTTAATGAAATTCATGACAGACCATGAAGAAGCATGCTCGGGCTTTTATAGCCTCTGCTTCAGGGTGGCAACAAAGACGACCCATTGTTTCTCATTTTCTGGATTAAAGCTTTTCTATCTGCTTTAAacttgtgaaataaataaataaaatatgaaatataaacTCACTTATTGCAGCAAGCACTCCTAACGTCTTGTTATTGCATTAAGTGTGTGGATATTTTTGAATGACAGTGTTTATCTTACCTATGGAGCCCGGAGAATCTGAGTTTGCTCTGAGGGCAGCAGGCTGCTGACCAAGTTATGCATCATCCTGAATGAAGACAGCTTTTTGTTGTCCCGGGGGAAAACTACAAGCAGAAAAACCCTCTGATACGCTTCAGCTTTCTTCCAGGCGCAGTGATTCCACTACCTTGACTCGGGCTGCTGTGTTTCAGCTCCACATTCTTCAAATACTTGAGCTAGGTCGGTCAGTCTTGCCGTAATGTTCATCTGGACACGCGGGAGCAGCTGTGCCTTTGGATTGCCTACATGTCAGAAAGCAGCTGTGGGGATTCACAACACGCTAACTAACTCCACATTCTGCCCCGAGGAGAGCCAGCCATGTGAGATCATGCTTTAAGGTGTGTCCAATCATTGCGGCCAACTCTACGCAGTGCCTTGCACACAAGACTGAACCAATGTGCTTTGAGATCTAACAGCAGTGCCACTCAAACttcacattttgaaatattacaaaGAACTGCTTCCAATAATCACTCAAGAAAAAGCACTTTATGATTCTCCTAAAGAGTGCATAAAGTTAGGTAATAATATAACGTGTGCCAGCAACATTTCGGCTAAAAAACAGTCCGCCAAGTGATTCTGGCGAGTTCAGTATTTGGATAACTAATGAACCATGGATCTTTGCTGAAGGGGTGTCACATAAAATATTCACATACGACTGCATATAAAAAGACAGCAGGTTTAGTCATCCTGAAAGAAGATGCTATAAATAAGGCAAAACATATGTCTTCCCACCGACAGCAGCAGGTATGGAAGAGCGCGGTGTACTTCTCCAAATATTACTGAAACCATGGAAAGATTTATGCATCTGCAGCTCACTCCTGCTCTCAGGTTTCACAATATGTTTTAGAAATATGAACACAAGCCgcacaaaactatttttattttgaataatttgtcTGAAAACACTTTGCAAGCAGGGGCTGGAAACTCTACAAAGTTGCCATGTCTTGGAAAGCATGCTGCACACTCATCCCACCTAAAATTTAAGCTCCAGCATCTCAGCATATCGTCTATGAAAGCCAAAAGAGGGGGAGAAGACTGTAAAAAGAATAAACGAAAAGCTGGAAACTCATTCAcccttttttaatgatttcaacCACTGGAACACTGGCAGCCGGCATCCCAAACCTGATGGGAAATTCCATTCAAGTTGCACACTCCCATGCAGGCACCGCTTAACAGCTATTTCATTAACTTGGTGAATATTCAAAAGTCTATTGAATGCAGGGTTTGCACAACATTGATCCAGCTCATCACAGAGATAAAGGCTGAGAGTTTTTTGCCTCCAAAAACAGTTCCCATGACCTCCGCATATGGCAGAGGCAATTTCTcagtaaaacaggaaatgagcaGAGTTCAGAGGTTGAAGCGTCTGCAACAACTGTGACTCTGCTGGGATGCACTGAGAGGGAAGGAATGCTTGTGGAAAAGTTGTTTATGCGGATGCATTAAGTGACAGAGGTGGCACTTTGTCCACATCTGAACcagctgcaggagcagctggATGTGTTCTGGACTGCAGATCATTATTTGCCACGTACAGAAAGGCTATAAAAAGAAACTCCCCCCCGtgtaaataaatgctaaaaggTGTTTTGGAATCTAAAAACAGGTGACTTGCAAAAACAAGTGAATAATGTGACATTTCTTTACTTGCCTCAGTCCAGAGGTCCTGGGATGGGACTGGGATCCATGATCATCCATACCTAAAATCTCTGAATAAATGagccaaacacaaacaaaaagcaattcATTCTTACAGGATTTATACTAAACTGCCAACTTTGCTGTTTTACAGTGAAACCAAAAGGCTAATAAATGCCCAAAACGTGGGCAAACCCCTCATGAGGTCATCAGTTTCCAAGTCTTAATAACTGTTCCTACTTACAGTAGACATGACATCGTCAGTATTGCTTACCATGAATGAAGATCGAAGCAGTTGCCCGCTTCCATTAGTCTCTAACGAGGTGTAGACCGTTATAATCTGATAATGATGGAGCCACGGTGCGGCGGCTTAGAGGAGTCTGTTGCGCCATCATGGAAAACATCCCAGTGTGCTTGCTGGCTGTCCTTTTCCTCCTGGAAGCTCACATTCACACGACTACCCCCCTGACGCAACCCAGCAGTGCCAGCTCTTCCCCCTGACCACCGCAGAAAACACCGCCGCGCTCGCGTCGAGCTGGAAAAGTGGGGCGTTTCTGTCACGTTTTCCGGCAGAGTCAAGATAAATCATTTCTACTAAAGTGCACGTTGACACTCAGCGTggaaatttaaagcaaaaaatacacGCAATCAAAACGAAAAATATAAACTAAGTTGTAACTTGTAACCAAGAAAAAGCAAACACGTACGCTTGTTCTCTGTGCGCTTTTCCTGTACAACGGCGACACCATGCGGTAGAATATGGAAACAACTAACTCTAGTAGGTAAAAAAAGTCCCTAAAGCGTGATTTGTGCtccacttttaaacaaaatatattcaaTTTCAACAcaaatttataaacttaaattaaatacatatcttaattttatttcatttattaattatttgtctttctatttttaaaggacagacttttaataaactaaatttcAGCCTGTTCTCTTTTATagatctttatatttttgttttgttattattattaataatgttcacttttttactAGTATTTACTATATTGTTTACTTAATTANNNNNNNNNNNNNNNNNNNNNNNNNNNNNNNNNNNNNNNNNNNNNNNNNNNNNNNNNNNNNNNNNNNNNNNNNNNNNNNNNNNNNNNNATAATGAAATTGTCAGTGTCCAAAAATGAAAACCTGAacttacaattttattttggtcATGCCAGAGTTTATTCTTCAGTCATACAACTACTTTAGTAACTTATTTGCTAGTATCAATGACTCAGTTGGTATCTGTACTCATCTTTTTCAGTCCCCCGTGTTTTTGTTTAGATTCATTTCTTTTCAGCCACACACTTTAGGCTAAGAACCACCTGCTGAAAACAACATTCTTTCAGTCTGGGATCAGACTTAATTTAAAAGTGGAAAGACATTCCTAAGTATGTTTACTAATGAGCTAATAATTAGGTTGAGCCATTTTATGAGTTGTACGACACATGCATAAGCTGAAACAGACATGCTCCACATTCCATTTACACAAAGACCAAACTAGAAACTCAGTGTACAAAAGCACAACTTgtagaagatttttttattatcatgaaCAAACNNNNNNNNNNNNNNNNNNNNNNNNNNNNNNNNNNNNNNNNNNNNNNNNNNNNNNNNNNNNNNNNNNNNNNNNNNNNNNNNNNNNNNNNNNNNNNNNNNNNNNNNNNNNNNNNNNNNNNNNNNNNNNNNNNNNNNNNNNNNNNNNNNNNNNNNNNNNNNNNNNNNNNNNNNNNNNNNNNNNNNNNNNNNNNNNNNNNNNNNNNNNNNNNNNNNNNNNNNNNNNNNNNNNNNNNNNNNNNNNNNNNNNNNNNNNNNNNNNNNNNNNNNNNNNNNNNNNNNNNNNNNNNNNNNNNNNNAGGTATGTTCTTTTCATTAAGGTGGCACTGTACCAGAGATGTTTGCATCTGCACAGTAAAACATCTCCACCCCATGTGAGCAGTCCTGGGGATAGAGACCAGTCAGGATCAGTCCAGTGATCATGACAAAGAACCCAATTATTATCAACATGGAAGCAAACAGGTTTTCACCCTGGAACCAGCGGCCAGGGGAGAGCTTGAGGAAGCAGGCAGACGGGATGATGAAGATCAACGGAGTGGCACTCAGAGCACCCTGAAAGCCAAATGATGAGATGACAACAGTTTTTCCTCAAACATTTAAGTCATGTGTATACATGAATTTTGTGGAGCAGAATTGACTTACATTCAGCTCCAGAACAACTCCCAGACAGTCGAAAGCCAGAGACAGTGATGTGCAGGCTGCAACAATGAGCACCGTTACAGCCATATGTTCAGCTTTTGAAAGATTTCGACCCCAAACCAAATTTGAAATcacctaaaaaaggaaaaaaatacatagttaGATTGGTGCAATTTGTgtagaaaactgaaaacaggaTTTGGAACACCTCCCAATAACAAGCCGATGAAGCAAAGGTTAAGgaattttcaaatttgtaaGCATTGTTAtgatttgttatatttttcattCTCTGCTGGGTCTTTCCTCACCTCTCGTGTAACAAAACACTCCAGTGGAAACGTAGTTATTATACTCAAGCCAAAGCAGAAGCGGCCAAATGTTGCCAGGTTATCATCTCTGCAGTAGTTCTCAAATATGTCtcctaaaaagtaaaacatgtgaAATATTAAACATCGTCTTGagatataaaacaaacaaggtCGACTGTTGATACCTTGTGTGTAGCCGGTGAATGTTGTGTAGCCAGCAACAGCAAACGCAGCACTGATTATTAGGGCTGAAGACACAGAGATGTGTGTGACGCGACACCAGTTGGCTAAGGTGGGCTCTTTCAGAGAGCCGTAGATCAGAAAGCTGTTGTGGTGACATATAAAAGCTAAAACACAAGGCAAAACACCAAAGGTAAATTCACAGAAATGAATCACTGAGAATGACATTTATCTggtatagaaaaacaaaaaagactttgCTGAAGAGATCGTCACAATCATCGTTTTCTTCACTAATCGAAAACTGactataaaaaatagaaaaatattccTTTCACTCCTTGACTTAGGAATCTATCTAAATAACCTTGACTAATACTTTTCAGCCTAAATAAACTAATATCTTCTAGTGGTAAACTGGTATAAACTGCAGGCCAAATTACCACGTCAACCCGTGTGAGAGAGACatagtattacctttccatcaaactcattttgacaggtgacctttgacctccacattccgaAGTGATGAcataacaatttgatataaactttatataaactttatatcaaattgatataaagaaaaaaaatatgttttcaatcaattttaacactttaatcttgttgtttttaggtttaagtATACACTTTTTATGGTAACAGCTACAACCTGCAATGACctcgactgcagcagcaaaggaaagcaATATGGTGATCGTCGcgataagttaaataaagcatcagttcagggagaaagttcacctcttgttatttgtttttgtccagatgacgaagcaaaatatgtttcaaagaaacaaagtctaaAAAGTTCAATTCCTCCTTGTGTTGCATTTCCTTCTTAGATTATTTCTCTCTTTCTGTTCAGCTTTATcccaataataaaaatgatcaaattaagcaaacaggttaaaggaaactataaagttactcatcttttttattgtcttgctgttgtgataaactgtggaataaagtatgacagtctgtgtgtgtttttatttccttaaaacgTGTTAATAATTGGAATACCAATTGGTATTTTTCCCAGTGCtatgatatagaacatttgggctataTAGCCATAACTTCTTTTTAAGGCGTACATTAACactatttattaacattttttaatccacacccagcagccgaTCAGAACCAAGTATTCATCTGGACCACAGCATAATAGTGAAtacaaatatttcctttaaaaaaaaaaacagatttaatgtagacaaaatgttttttcttaagttcttgttttttccagacaaaaattgtgatcattttatttctctattcgaatacaaaattaaaagtaatgtgggtaaaaatgtatttatacaaATTTCTGTTCTataatgaagaaacaaaaagtatCTAATTGCACtaaaattttcataaaacagTTCATTTACACATACAATATTGATATTATTGTATGAAACAATTAAATTTGCTCATAAATAGTGATTGGTGCTTTTCCTTGATGTTAATTCTACTTTGTGTTCAACCAAACTTCTAACAATTGTTGTCACAGGTTTTTCAGAACACATGCTACGGTTGTACTTCCTCAGTCATCTGTTTAAAGGCACTTCTAGCaatcttaatatatatatatattttttttcagatgtttactttgtctaaaacaggggtctacaacctgagACTCCTGAGCCACATACAGCTCTTTTACTGTTCCATTGCGGATCTTTGGCTTTCAGAAAAGTGCtaacaattttaattaaaattacatttattagttGAGTTTAGAACATTCTAATATATGCTGCACCCTAGCATCTAGTTGTTgtcataatgaaagaaaatctcACGTTTGACttgaatttttattcaaaatctgctgccgcgggaggatcttatttgacacagaatgtattttattttgaaagaacttgaatttgctgctgtcaaaagtaaatatgttaaagtttttatttatagaaaaatataacactttttaaaaaaattgtaaaaatctgaaagctacattttctaaaggaaaaGCTAAATgaccacataaaaaataaagtgtattttctaaaagatgAAGAAGGATTTGGTGACTCTCCCTGTCAgcaactggaccaaatggctcttttgctgttaaaagttgcagacccctggaatAAAATAAGGAGctgcttaaaattacatttttgttgactAAGTTTGCATATATGAAAGGGGATCTTTTGGCTCTAAACCTTTTTCTGGGGGGTTTCTCCACTGAAAATTGTAACCGTTGCTGATTGAATTCATGATCAGAATCTTGCAGTCTCACCAAAAGACATCACACCG
This window contains:
- the slc38a11 gene encoding putative sodium-coupled neutral amino acid transporter 11 gives rise to the protein MAQQQRNDEERDALISSQKAARESTSSMITASFNFINSIIGSGIIGLPYALNQAGLPLGLFLLIAVAFITDYSIVLLIKGGNLSGSNSYQSLVQSTFGFPGFLTLSVLQFLYPFIAMISYNITTGDTLTKVFQRIPGVGPDHILAERHFVILLSTVLFTLPLSLYRNIEKLGKVSFLSMVLTLTILIIVVVRAATLGPQILPTENAWAFAKWNAIQAVGVMSFAFICHHNSFLIYGSLKEPTLANWCRVTHISVSSALIISAAFAVAGYTTFTGYTQGDIFENYCRDDNLATFGRFCFGLSIITTFPLECFVTREVISNLVWGRNLSKAEHMAVTVLIVAACTSLSLAFDCLGVVLELNGALSATPLIFIIPSACFLKLSPGRWFQGENLFASMLIIIGFFVMITGLILTGLYPQDCSHGVEMFYCADANISGTVPP